From a single Mycolicibacterium mengxianglii genomic region:
- the arsB gene encoding ACR3 family arsenite efflux transporter, whose amino-acid sequence MTDTVAHSSSAPVVAKLSTLDRFLPVWIGIAMAAGLLLGRFIPGLNTALESVQIDGISLPIALGLLIMMYPVLAKVRYDRLDTVTGDRKLLLSSLVLNWVFGPALMFALAWLLLPDLPEYRTGLIIVGLARCIAMVIIWNDLACGDREAAAVLVALNSIFQVIMFAVLGWFYLSVLPGWLGLEQTTIDTSPWQIAKSVLIFLGIPLVAGYLSRKLGEKAKGRDWYETEFLPRIGPWALYGLLFTIVILFALQGEQITSQPLDVVRIALPLLVYFAIMWGGGYLLGAVIGLGYQRTTTLAFTAAGNNFELAIAVAIATYGATSGQALAGVVGPLIEVPVLVALVYVSLALRRRFADQTTVPLTAQSPKAQES is encoded by the coding sequence GTGACCGACACCGTCGCGCACAGTTCCTCGGCGCCGGTGGTGGCGAAGCTGTCCACCTTGGACCGGTTCCTGCCGGTGTGGATCGGTATCGCCATGGCCGCCGGACTGCTGCTGGGACGCTTCATTCCGGGATTGAACACCGCACTGGAAAGTGTTCAGATCGACGGGATTTCGCTACCGATCGCGCTGGGCCTGCTGATCATGATGTATCCAGTGCTGGCCAAGGTGCGCTACGACCGTCTCGACACCGTGACCGGCGACCGCAAGCTACTGCTGAGCTCGCTGGTGCTGAACTGGGTGTTCGGGCCGGCGCTGATGTTCGCCCTGGCCTGGCTGCTGCTGCCCGATCTGCCCGAGTACCGCACCGGCCTGATCATCGTCGGGCTGGCCCGCTGCATCGCGATGGTCATCATCTGGAATGACCTGGCATGCGGAGACCGCGAGGCCGCCGCCGTCCTGGTCGCGCTGAACTCGATCTTCCAGGTGATCATGTTCGCCGTCTTGGGGTGGTTCTACCTCTCGGTGCTGCCCGGCTGGCTCGGTCTGGAACAGACCACGATTGACACCTCCCCGTGGCAGATCGCCAAATCGGTGCTGATCTTCCTCGGCATCCCTCTGGTCGCGGGGTACCTCAGCCGCAAGCTCGGCGAGAAGGCCAAGGGCCGCGACTGGTACGAGACCGAGTTCCTGCCCAGGATCGGACCGTGGGCGCTCTACGGACTGCTGTTCACCATCGTGATCCTGTTCGCCCTGCAAGGGGAGCAGATCACCAGCCAACCGCTCGACGTGGTTCGGATCGCGCTTCCGTTGCTGGTGTACTTCGCCATCATGTGGGGCGGGGGTTACCTGCTCGGCGCGGTGATCGGCCTGGGCTATCAGCGCACCACCACGCTGGCATTCACGGCGGCGGGCAACAACTTCGAACTGGCCATCGCGGTGGCGATCGCCACGTACGGCGCCACCTCAGGCCAAGCGCTCGCCGGCGTGGTCGGTCCGCTGATCGAGGTCCCGGTTCTGGTGGCCCTGGTGTATGTGTCGCTGGCGCTGCGCCGCAGATTCGCCGATCAGACCACCGTGCCTCTTACCGCCCAATCGCCGAAAGCGCAGGAGTCGTGA
- a CDS encoding arsenate-mycothiol transferase ArsC — protein MSETDRPSVLFVCVKNGGKSQMAAGLMRKLAGEAVDVYSAGTEPGAAVNELSAQALLEVGVDIAGERPTAVDYELARKVDLVVTLGREVRLDALPGTRVENWDTDEPSERGIDGLERMRLVRDDIAERVQQLMDDFTEAAAP, from the coding sequence ATGAGCGAAACCGACCGCCCCTCCGTGCTATTCGTCTGTGTGAAGAACGGTGGCAAGTCGCAGATGGCCGCCGGCCTGATGCGCAAACTCGCCGGCGAAGCAGTGGACGTGTATTCGGCCGGCACCGAACCCGGCGCCGCCGTCAATGAGCTGTCCGCCCAAGCGCTCCTCGAGGTGGGCGTCGACATTGCCGGCGAACGGCCCACGGCAGTGGATTATGAGTTGGCCCGCAAGGTTGATCTCGTGGTGACGCTGGGCCGAGAGGTCCGCCTTGATGCGCTACCTGGCACCCGGGTGGAGAACTGGGACACCGACGAACCTTCCGAACGCGGCATCGACGGTCTCGAACGAATGCGCCTGGTCCGCGACGACATCGCCGAACGCGTGCAGCAGCTGATGGACGATTTCACCGAAGCCGCGGCGCCTTAG
- a CDS encoding MFS transporter, with protein sequence MTQAPSSSASPSAAHRLRWVLLALCVTEITSWGVLYYAFTVLSEQISADTGWSAPAVTGAFSAGLVTSALVGIPVGRWLDRVGPRWIMTAGSVLGPVSVVAVVSAPNYGWFAAAWVMAGVAMSAVFYAPAFAALTRFFGTDAVRALTALTLVAGLASTVFAPLTAALSAHLSWRHTYLVLAAAMAVITIPAHFFGLRRPWPSVATKHEAEAPGRTARSGPFLALVAGFALAGLASYAVIANLVPLMSQRGIGTGAAAVALGLGGAGQVLGRLGYQTLVRRIGVVPRTVMIMAGVAVTTVALGVFSAYWALVVVAIGAGVMRGIMTLLQATAVTERWGATHYGHLSAFLNAPIMIATAVGPFVGAALASVLGGYAAMFLALGAIAAAGALIAAASKPRAPSPPVRD encoded by the coding sequence ATGACGCAGGCCCCGTCCTCTTCCGCCTCGCCCAGCGCAGCGCACAGGCTGCGCTGGGTGCTGTTGGCGTTGTGCGTCACCGAGATCACCAGTTGGGGCGTGTTGTACTACGCCTTCACCGTGCTCTCCGAGCAGATCAGCGCCGACACGGGCTGGTCGGCGCCGGCGGTGACCGGCGCATTCTCGGCCGGGCTGGTGACCTCGGCGTTGGTGGGCATCCCGGTCGGTCGCTGGCTGGACCGGGTGGGGCCGCGGTGGATCATGACCGCCGGCTCGGTGCTCGGCCCCGTATCGGTGGTGGCCGTGGTGTCCGCGCCGAACTACGGCTGGTTCGCCGCGGCATGGGTTATGGCCGGCGTGGCGATGAGCGCGGTGTTCTACGCCCCAGCTTTCGCGGCGCTGACACGGTTCTTCGGCACCGACGCTGTGCGGGCGCTGACGGCGTTGACGTTGGTCGCGGGCCTCGCCAGCACCGTGTTCGCGCCGCTGACCGCGGCCCTGTCGGCGCACTTGAGTTGGCGCCACACCTATCTCGTCCTGGCTGCGGCGATGGCGGTGATCACCATTCCGGCGCATTTCTTCGGGTTGCGGCGCCCCTGGCCTTCGGTCGCCACCAAGCATGAAGCCGAGGCCCCGGGTCGCACCGCGCGCAGCGGGCCGTTTCTGGCCTTGGTGGCGGGGTTCGCGCTTGCCGGGCTGGCGTCCTACGCGGTGATCGCCAACCTGGTGCCGTTGATGAGTCAACGCGGCATCGGCACCGGCGCCGCGGCGGTCGCGCTCGGCCTCGGCGGTGCCGGACAGGTGCTCGGGCGCCTGGGCTATCAGACGCTGGTGCGCCGTATCGGTGTCGTGCCCAGGACCGTCATGATCATGGCCGGCGTCGCGGTCACTACGGTGGCACTCGGAGTGTTCAGTGCCTACTGGGCGCTGGTGGTGGTCGCAATCGGGGCGGGCGTGATGCGCGGCATCATGACACTGTTGCAGGCCACCGCGGTCACCGAGCGTTGGGGCGCAACCCATTACGGCCATCTCAGCGCGTTTTTGAACGCGCCGATCATGATTGCCACCGCGGTCGGCCCCTTCGTGGGCGCGGCCCTGGCCAGCGTGCTCGGTGGCTACGCCGCCATGTTCCTCGCCCTGGGCGCGATCGCCGCCGCGGGGGCGCTGATCGCGGCCGCCAGCAAGCCGCGGGCGCCTTCGCCTCCTGTGCGGGACTGA
- a CDS encoding NAD(P)-binding domain-containing protein: MSELPVVVIGAGPLGLAAAAHLLERGLEPVVLEAGHSAASAVEQWAHVRTFSPWPELVDPAAARLLGPAGWTAPESGFPTGRQWIDAYLAPLAQALGDRVRYDTRVWAVTRRGRDRLVSPGRAEQPLVVNVTDPDGIHRRLQARAIIDASGTWGQPNPAGAEGIPAIGEELAATSGAVSYLPPTPGQASALAGKHVVVIGSGHSAMTAVIQLAEVTRRDPSTTVTWALRRGVAEDTFGGGSADELPERGALGVRSKEAVDAGLINLVTGFRTERIDVVDGHAVVTAEDGRALPPADQVVVLTGFRPDLSFLSEMRIALDPILQAPIKLAPSIDPNMHSCGSVLPHGAAELAHPEPDLYIVGMKSYGRAPTFLAMTGYEQVRSIAAELAGDHEAAQRVELTLPDTGVCNGAGLFDSPDTENAGGGCCGPAPASEASSPQPLSLSLHPLGG; the protein is encoded by the coding sequence ATGTCCGAGTTGCCCGTTGTAGTCATCGGCGCAGGACCATTGGGACTGGCGGCCGCCGCCCATCTGTTGGAGCGCGGACTCGAGCCGGTGGTGCTGGAGGCCGGCCACAGCGCTGCGTCCGCGGTTGAGCAGTGGGCGCACGTGCGTACGTTCTCCCCCTGGCCGGAGTTGGTCGACCCCGCTGCAGCCCGATTGCTGGGGCCGGCCGGTTGGACTGCGCCGGAGTCAGGCTTCCCGACCGGACGGCAGTGGATCGACGCGTATCTGGCGCCGTTGGCGCAGGCCCTGGGTGATCGGGTGCGGTATGACACCCGGGTGTGGGCGGTGACGCGACGGGGCCGCGACCGTCTCGTCAGCCCTGGCCGCGCTGAGCAACCACTTGTGGTGAACGTGACCGATCCCGACGGCATTCACCGCCGACTCCAGGCGCGCGCGATCATCGATGCCTCGGGCACCTGGGGTCAGCCCAATCCTGCTGGCGCTGAGGGCATTCCGGCAATCGGCGAAGAGCTCGCCGCCACCTCTGGTGCGGTGTCCTATCTTCCACCGACACCCGGGCAGGCCTCGGCGTTGGCGGGCAAGCATGTGGTGGTGATCGGGAGCGGGCACTCGGCGATGACCGCAGTGATCCAGCTCGCTGAGGTGACGCGGCGGGATCCGTCGACGACGGTGACGTGGGCGCTGCGCCGCGGGGTCGCCGAGGACACCTTCGGTGGCGGCTCTGCGGACGAACTTCCTGAGCGCGGCGCCCTGGGCGTGCGCTCCAAGGAAGCCGTCGACGCCGGCCTGATCAATCTGGTGACAGGATTTCGCACCGAGAGAATCGACGTCGTCGACGGTCACGCGGTGGTGACGGCCGAGGACGGGCGGGCGCTGCCGCCGGCGGATCAGGTGGTGGTGCTCACCGGCTTCCGACCTGACCTGTCATTCCTGTCGGAGATGCGCATCGCGTTGGATCCGATCCTGCAGGCGCCGATCAAGCTGGCCCCGTCCATCGACCCGAACATGCACTCCTGCGGCAGCGTATTGCCCCACGGCGCAGCCGAATTGGCCCACCCCGAACCCGATCTCTACATCGTCGGGATGAAGTCCTACGGGCGGGCACCGACCTTCCTGGCGATGACCGGCTACGAGCAGGTCCGCAGCATCGCCGCCGAGCTGGCCGGCGACCACGAGGCCGCCCAGCGGGTCGAACTGACCCTCCCCGACACCGGCGTGTGCAACGGTGCGGGCTTGTTCGACAGCCCCGATACCGAGAACGCCGGCGGCGGGTGCTGCGGACCCGCCCCGGCATCAGAGGCGTCATCGCCGCAACCATTGTCGCTGTCGCTCCACCCCCTGGGCGGATGA
- a CDS encoding ArsR/SmtB family transcription factor codes for MDGMATANAPLTTSDVAACCSPLTGGVLDTAAAEHLASVFKALADPARVKLVSLIAAGEGGEACICDLTEPLGLSQPTVSHHMKLLVDAGLVSRDQRGKWAYYRVNPEALDRIASALTTHSR; via the coding sequence ATGGATGGCATGGCCACCGCAAACGCCCCGCTCACCACCAGCGACGTTGCTGCCTGCTGCTCACCACTCACCGGCGGCGTGCTGGACACCGCCGCGGCCGAACACCTCGCCTCGGTGTTCAAAGCCCTCGCCGATCCCGCACGCGTCAAGCTCGTGTCCCTCATCGCTGCCGGAGAAGGTGGCGAAGCCTGCATCTGCGACCTCACCGAACCGCTGGGGTTGAGCCAACCGACAGTGTCGCACCACATGAAGCTGCTCGTCGACGCCGGCCTCGTGTCGCGCGACCAGCGCGGCAAGTGGGCCTACTACCGCGTCAACCCCGAGGCCCTGGACCGCATCGCTTCCGCGCTCACGACCCACTCACGCTAG
- a CDS encoding adenylate/guanylate cyclase domain-containing protein: protein MEPEASDADVGKPPPALERPETPRRLSAWFKDANANPGVVSMIRRARRALPGDPDFGDPLSMTGDGGPQAAARAADRLLRDRDAATREMSLAGFQVWQALTERVSRRPANSEVTIVFTDLVGFSEWSLQAGDAATLRLLRLVAAAIEPPLLDRGGHIVKRMGDGIMAVFPDPVVAVAAILAARDGVKTVDVDGYAPRMRFGLHTGRPQRIGADWLGVDVNIAARVMERATRGGIMISGPTLELLGPDQLEALGVTAKRVRRPIFTAKPSGVPADLAMFQLRSSRRDGAGVVEDEDDT from the coding sequence ATGGAGCCTGAGGCGAGCGACGCCGACGTCGGCAAACCGCCACCCGCCCTCGAACGTCCCGAAACCCCCCGGCGCCTCAGTGCCTGGTTCAAGGACGCCAACGCCAACCCCGGCGTCGTGAGCATGATCCGGCGCGCCCGTCGCGCCTTACCCGGGGACCCAGATTTTGGTGACCCGCTGTCGATGACCGGCGACGGCGGCCCGCAAGCCGCCGCGCGCGCCGCGGACCGGCTGCTGCGCGACCGGGACGCCGCAACCCGGGAGATGAGCCTGGCCGGATTTCAGGTGTGGCAGGCACTGACCGAACGGGTGTCCCGGCGCCCCGCCAACTCCGAGGTGACGATCGTCTTCACCGATCTGGTCGGTTTCTCGGAGTGGTCCCTGCAAGCCGGCGACGCCGCGACATTGCGACTGCTGCGTTTGGTGGCCGCGGCCATCGAGCCCCCGTTGCTGGATCGGGGTGGGCACATCGTCAAACGCATGGGCGACGGGATCATGGCGGTCTTCCCAGATCCCGTCGTTGCAGTGGCAGCGATACTGGCTGCCCGGGACGGGGTCAAAACCGTCGACGTGGACGGTTACGCACCCCGCATGCGGTTCGGCCTGCACACCGGCCGTCCGCAACGGATCGGCGCGGACTGGCTCGGGGTGGACGTCAACATCGCGGCCCGGGTGATGGAACGCGCCACCCGCGGGGGCATCATGATCTCCGGACCCACCCTGGAACTACTCGGGCCCGACCAGCTCGAGGCGCTGGGCGTCACCGCCAAACGGGTGCGTCGTCCGATCTTCACCGCAAAGCCCAGCGGCGTACCCGCCGATCTGGCGATGTTCCAGCTCAGATCATCACGGCGCGACGGGGCCGGCGTCGTCGAGGACGAGGACGACACGTAG
- the pheS gene encoding phenylalanine--tRNA ligase subunit alpha, which produces MVPDLSEEALAEAVSAAGHAFNLAADLDALARAKTEHLGDKSPLALARQALGALPKTERSDAGKRVNIARAQAQELYDDRLGALRAERDAAVLVAERIDVTLPSTRQPTGARHPITILAEHIADTFVAMGWELAEGPEVETEQFNFDALNFPPDHPARSESDTFYIAPEGSRQLLRTHTSPVQVRALLSRELPVYIISIGRTFRTDELDSTHTPVFHQVEGLAVDKGLTMANLKGTLDAFARSEFGPEARTRIRPHFFPFTEPSAEVDVWFANKKGGAGWVEWGGCGMVNPNVLRAAGINPEVYSGFAFGMGLERTLQFRNGIPDMRDMVEGDVRFSLPFGVGA; this is translated from the coding sequence CTGGTCCCAGACCTGTCGGAAGAAGCGCTGGCCGAAGCCGTCAGCGCGGCGGGCCATGCCTTCAACCTGGCCGCCGACCTCGATGCGCTGGCCCGGGCCAAGACCGAGCACCTCGGCGACAAGTCCCCGCTGGCGTTGGCGCGCCAGGCCCTGGGGGCACTGCCCAAGACCGAGCGTTCCGATGCCGGCAAACGCGTCAACATAGCCCGTGCCCAGGCTCAGGAGCTCTACGACGACCGCCTCGGCGCCTTGCGCGCCGAGCGGGACGCTGCGGTGCTGGTGGCCGAACGCATCGACGTGACGTTGCCGTCGACCCGCCAGCCCACCGGTGCGCGGCATCCGATCACCATCCTGGCCGAGCACATCGCCGACACCTTCGTGGCGATGGGCTGGGAGCTGGCCGAGGGCCCCGAAGTCGAGACCGAGCAGTTCAACTTCGATGCGCTGAACTTCCCGCCCGACCATCCGGCGCGCAGCGAATCGGACACCTTCTACATCGCCCCGGAAGGCTCGCGGCAGCTGCTGCGTACGCACACTTCCCCGGTGCAGGTCCGGGCGCTACTGAGCCGCGAACTGCCGGTCTACATCATCTCGATCGGACGCACCTTCCGCACCGACGAGCTCGATTCGACCCACACGCCGGTGTTCCACCAGGTCGAAGGGCTGGCCGTGGACAAGGGCCTGACGATGGCCAACCTCAAGGGCACGCTGGATGCGTTCGCCCGCTCGGAGTTCGGGCCGGAAGCCCGCACCCGGATCCGACCGCACTTCTTCCCGTTCACCGAACCGTCCGCCGAGGTGGACGTGTGGTTTGCGAACAAGAAGGGCGGCGCGGGCTGGGTGGAATGGGGAGGCTGCGGCATGGTGAACCCGAACGTCCTGCGTGCGGCGGGTATCAACCCGGAGGTCTACAGCGGGTTCGCATTCGGGATGGGCCTGGAGCGCACCCTGCAGTTCCGCAACGGCATTCCCGACATGCGCGACATGGTCGAAGGTGACGTGCGGTTCTCCCTGCCGTTCGGAGTGGGCGCCTGA
- the pheT gene encoding phenylalanine--tRNA ligase subunit beta, with amino-acid sequence MRIPYSWLREVVSGAPGWDVSAAELEQALIRVGHEVEDVITLGPVTGPLTIGRVAEIEELTEFKKPIRACKVDVGEPELRDIVCGARNFAVGDTVVVALPGVTLPGDFQIATRKTYGRTSDGMICSAAELGLGADHSGILVLPAGTAEPGTSAYDVLGLDDVVFDLAITPDRGYGLSVRGIAREIACAFDLDFVDPADVPPLPAEGQAWPLTIQPGTGVSRFALRPVTGIDQHARSPWWMRRRLLLSGIRPISPAVDVTNYVMLELGHPMHAHDRSRIRGGFDVRFARPGETVVTLDDIERKLDAGDVLIVDDEATAAIGGVMGAGTTEIDDDSTDILLEAAVWDPATISRTQRRLHLVSEASRRYERAVDPAISVAAVDRCSRLLVEIAGGTIEPTLTDWRGDPPREDWSPAPVRMAVDLPDRTAGVEYPEGATVTRLEQIGAKVSVDERGVLTVTPPSWRPDLVQPADLVEEVLRLQGLDAIPSVLPTAPAGRGLTAAQKRHRAIGKSLALSGYVEILPTPFLPAGVFDVWGLDPGDPRRATTSVLNPLEADRPDLATTLLPGLLEALSRNVSRGAVDTALFAVAQVVHPTEQTRAVELIPTDRRPSAEEIAMLDASLPLQPEHVGVVLSGLREPRGPWGPGRAVEAADAFEAVRVIARACGVEVTLRAAQLLPWHPGRCAEVFVDGVSVGYAGQLHPAVIERAGLPKGTCAAELDLSAIPISESLPAPRVSPFPAVFQDVSLVVDADVAAQDVIDAVRSGAGELLEAVQLFDVYTGPQVGEGRKSMTLALRFRAADRTLTEDEASAARDAAVAAAGAVGATLRA; translated from the coding sequence ATGCGCATTCCGTACAGCTGGCTGCGCGAAGTCGTTTCCGGCGCCCCGGGCTGGGACGTGTCGGCCGCCGAACTCGAACAGGCATTGATCCGCGTCGGCCACGAGGTCGAAGACGTCATCACCCTCGGTCCGGTGACCGGTCCGTTGACCATCGGCCGCGTCGCCGAGATCGAGGAACTCACCGAGTTCAAGAAACCGATCCGCGCGTGCAAAGTTGACGTGGGCGAGCCTGAGCTGCGTGACATCGTTTGCGGTGCAAGGAATTTCGCCGTAGGTGACACCGTCGTGGTGGCCTTGCCCGGCGTCACGTTGCCGGGCGACTTCCAGATCGCCACCCGCAAGACCTACGGCCGAACCTCCGACGGCATGATCTGCTCTGCCGCCGAGCTGGGTTTGGGCGCTGATCATTCCGGCATCCTGGTGCTCCCGGCGGGCACCGCCGAACCGGGCACCTCGGCATATGACGTCCTGGGCCTCGACGACGTGGTGTTCGACCTGGCGATCACCCCCGACCGCGGTTACGGGTTGTCGGTGCGTGGTATCGCCCGTGAGATCGCCTGCGCCTTCGACTTGGACTTCGTTGATCCCGCCGATGTGCCGCCGCTGCCTGCCGAGGGGCAGGCCTGGCCGCTGACCATCCAGCCCGGCACCGGTGTCAGCCGCTTTGCGCTACGACCGGTGACCGGTATCGATCAGCACGCGCGGTCGCCGTGGTGGATGCGCCGACGGCTGCTGTTGTCCGGCATCCGCCCGATCTCTCCGGCGGTCGATGTCACCAACTACGTCATGCTCGAGCTCGGGCACCCGATGCACGCACATGACCGCAGCCGGATCCGCGGCGGCTTCGACGTCCGGTTCGCCCGGCCGGGGGAGACCGTGGTGACCCTCGACGACATCGAACGCAAACTCGATGCCGGTGACGTGTTGATCGTCGACGACGAGGCCACCGCCGCCATCGGTGGCGTCATGGGCGCCGGCACCACCGAGATCGATGACGACTCCACCGACATCCTGCTCGAAGCCGCGGTCTGGGACCCGGCCACCATCTCGCGCACACAACGCCGCCTGCACCTGGTCAGCGAGGCCAGTCGACGCTACGAGCGTGCCGTCGACCCGGCCATCTCGGTGGCAGCCGTGGACCGCTGCTCGCGCCTGCTCGTCGAAATCGCCGGCGGCACAATTGAACCCACGTTGACCGATTGGCGTGGTGACCCGCCGCGCGAAGATTGGTCGCCGGCACCGGTACGCATGGCCGTCGACCTTCCGGACCGCACCGCCGGGGTGGAGTACCCGGAGGGGGCCACCGTCACGCGGCTGGAGCAGATCGGCGCGAAGGTCAGCGTCGACGAGCGCGGTGTGCTGACGGTGACGCCGCCGAGTTGGCGCCCCGATCTGGTGCAACCCGCCGATCTGGTGGAGGAGGTGCTGCGCCTACAGGGCCTCGACGCGATCCCGTCGGTGCTGCCCACCGCGCCGGCCGGGCGAGGGCTCACCGCCGCGCAGAAGCGGCACCGGGCCATCGGGAAGTCGCTGGCGCTGTCGGGCTACGTGGAGATCCTGCCCACGCCGTTTTTGCCTGCGGGTGTGTTCGACGTCTGGGGGCTGGACCCCGGTGATCCTCGCCGCGCCACCACCAGCGTGCTCAACCCGCTGGAAGCTGATCGTCCGGACCTGGCCACCACGCTGCTGCCGGGGCTACTGGAAGCGTTGTCCCGCAACGTGTCCCGCGGCGCCGTCGACACCGCGCTGTTCGCTGTCGCTCAGGTGGTGCACCCGACGGAGCAGACCCGCGCCGTCGAGCTGATCCCCACCGATCGACGCCCCAGTGCCGAGGAAATCGCGATGCTGGACGCGTCGCTGCCGCTTCAGCCCGAGCACGTCGGGGTTGTCCTGTCCGGCCTGCGCGAACCGCGTGGTCCGTGGGGTCCCGGGCGTGCCGTCGAGGCGGCGGATGCGTTCGAGGCCGTGCGGGTGATCGCGCGGGCGTGTGGCGTCGAGGTCACACTGCGGGCCGCGCAACTCCTGCCATGGCATCCGGGGCGGTGTGCCGAGGTCTTTGTCGACGGTGTGAGTGTCGGCTACGCCGGGCAACTGCACCCGGCGGTGATCGAGCGGGCGGGCCTGCCGAAGGGCACGTGCGCCGCTGAACTCGACTTGAGTGCCATCCCGATCAGCGAGTCGCTGCCCGCGCCGCGAGTGTCGCCGTTCCCGGCGGTGTTCCAGGACGTCAGCCTGGTCGTGGACGCCGACGTCGCCGCGCAAGACGTGATCGACGCGGTGCGCAGCGGTGCCGGCGAACTGTTGGAAGCGGTGCAGTTGTTCGACGTCTACACCGGTCCGCAGGTCGGGGAGGGGCGCAAGTCGATGACGCTGGCGCTGCGATTCCGGGCCGCAGACCGGACCTTGACCGAAGACGAGGCCAGCGCCGCCCGCGACGCGGCAGTGGCTGCCGCTGGAGCTGTCGGCGCCACCCTGCGCGCCTGA
- the argC gene encoding N-acetyl-gamma-glutamyl-phosphate reductase — protein sequence MPKTVALAGASGYAGGEILRLLLGHPAVADGRLSLGALTAAASAGTTLGQHHPHLLPLADRVLQPTELDVLAGHDIVFLALPHGHSAALAEQLGPNTVIIDCGADFRLTDAAAWQRFYGSDHAGSWPYGLPELPGGRDALRGATRIAVPGCYPTAALLALLPAIAADLVEPAVTVVAVSGTSGAGRAAKVDLLGSEVLGSARAYNIGGTHRHTPEIAQGLQAVTDKPVTVSFTPVLIPTSRGILATCTARTTAPLSELRAAYEKAYDAEPFVHLLPEGQLPRTGSVIGSNAAQLAVAVDEDAGTFIAVCAIDNLVKGTGGAALQSMNLALGWPETEGLSIVGVAP from the coding sequence ATGCCCAAGACAGTGGCGTTGGCGGGTGCCAGCGGATATGCCGGTGGAGAGATCCTGCGTCTGCTGCTCGGCCACCCAGCTGTCGCCGACGGCCGCCTGAGCCTCGGGGCGTTGACCGCCGCCGCCAGCGCGGGCACCACCCTCGGCCAGCATCACCCCCATCTGTTGCCGCTGGCTGACCGGGTGCTGCAGCCCACCGAGCTCGACGTGCTGGCGGGCCACGACATCGTGTTCCTGGCGCTTCCGCACGGGCATTCCGCGGCGTTGGCCGAGCAACTCGGACCAAACACCGTGATCATCGACTGCGGTGCGGACTTCCGGCTCACCGATGCAGCGGCCTGGCAGCGGTTCTACGGCTCCGACCATGCCGGCAGCTGGCCCTACGGACTGCCGGAGCTTCCCGGCGGACGGGACGCACTACGCGGAGCCACCCGGATCGCGGTGCCGGGCTGTTACCCCACCGCCGCGCTGCTGGCGTTGCTGCCTGCCATCGCCGCGGACCTGGTGGAGCCGGCCGTCACCGTCGTCGCGGTCAGCGGTACCTCCGGCGCAGGACGGGCCGCCAAGGTCGATCTGCTGGGCTCGGAGGTGCTGGGCTCGGCACGCGCCTACAACATCGGCGGCACGCACCGGCACACCCCGGAGATAGCCCAAGGGCTGCAGGCCGTCACCGACAAACCGGTTACCGTGTCCTTCACCCCGGTGTTGATCCCGACGTCACGCGGCATCCTGGCCACCTGCACCGCCCGCACCACAGCGCCCCTGTCCGAACTGCGAGCCGCTTACGAAAAGGCTTACGACGCAGAGCCATTCGTGCATCTGCTGCCAGAAGGGCAACTGCCCCGCACCGGATCGGTGATCGGCAGCAACGCCGCACAGCTGGCCGTCGCCGTCGACGAGGACGCCGGCACCTTCATCGCGGTGTGCGCCATCGACAATCTGGTCAAAGGCACCGGCGGAGCGGCGCTGCAATCCATGAACCTGGCACTTGGCTGGCCCGAAACCGAAGGACTGTCGATCGTGGGAGTGGCACCGTGA